The Teredinibacter sp. KSP-S5-2 genome includes a window with the following:
- a CDS encoding ABC transporter permease, translating to MQVFDLDLWQEIVDTLKRHKLRTALTAFGVFWGIFMLVTLMGAGKGLKNGAVSNWGNQLNTITFWKGRATTIPYMGLDTGRDIMLKHSDVEFLVKKIPEIKYVAPYIGADNIYVSYKGRADSYSISGYPPIISKIQGFELLQGRFLNALDEKEKRKVGIIGRKVRDTLFPNGEDPIGKAITYRGMQLTVVGVFQPSAKNEWQQRDSSKIFAPYATLKQALNIADRIYSLTVVPVEGVHASVLEKKIKKALLEKNRVHPDDWNTIGSYNSQKDLDQVNALFGGIQAFSWVVAIGTIIAGAVGVGNIMLIAVKERTKEIGLRKAIGATPMSIVSMIVQESLLITFISGYFGLFLGVILVETIANVMMAQGSNSTTFANPEIDFVTALTALGVLLLAGMFAAWLPAQKAAKIDPAIALQDQ from the coding sequence ATGCAAGTATTCGACCTGGATCTCTGGCAGGAAATTGTCGATACATTAAAGCGGCATAAATTACGTACAGCCTTAACCGCTTTCGGTGTTTTCTGGGGTATATTTATGCTGGTCACTTTAATGGGGGCTGGCAAAGGGCTAAAAAATGGTGCGGTCTCAAACTGGGGCAACCAACTAAATACTATTACGTTCTGGAAAGGCCGAGCGACCACCATTCCCTATATGGGGCTGGATACCGGCAGAGACATTATGCTTAAGCACTCTGACGTAGAATTTTTAGTAAAAAAAATTCCGGAAATTAAATATGTCGCTCCCTATATTGGGGCGGACAATATTTACGTCAGCTACAAAGGCAGAGCAGATTCCTATTCCATCAGCGGCTACCCACCGATAATCAGTAAAATTCAGGGCTTTGAACTGTTACAGGGGCGCTTCCTGAATGCTCTTGATGAAAAAGAAAAACGAAAAGTGGGTATTATTGGCCGTAAAGTTCGCGACACATTATTCCCAAATGGCGAAGACCCGATTGGAAAAGCGATAACCTACCGGGGAATGCAACTGACAGTTGTAGGGGTTTTTCAACCCTCAGCCAAAAACGAATGGCAACAGAGGGATTCATCAAAAATATTTGCGCCCTACGCAACATTAAAACAAGCATTAAATATTGCAGATAGAATCTATTCCCTGACGGTTGTACCTGTCGAAGGCGTTCACGCTTCTGTATTGGAAAAAAAGATCAAAAAAGCATTACTGGAAAAAAACCGGGTTCACCCCGACGACTGGAACACCATTGGTAGTTACAATTCGCAAAAGGATTTGGATCAAGTCAATGCGCTATTTGGTGGTATTCAGGCATTCAGTTGGGTCGTGGCTATAGGCACCATCATCGCAGGTGCCGTTGGTGTCGGCAATATTATGCTCATCGCGGTAAAAGAACGTACAAAAGAAATCGGTTTGCGCAAAGCGATTGGTGCCACACCGATGTCAATCGTCAGTATGATTGTTCAAGAATCCCTACTAATTACCTTTATATCGGGGTACTTCGGGTTATTTCTTGGCGTGATCCTTGTGGAGACTATTGCTAACGTGATGATGGCACAAGGTTCAAACAGCACCACTTTTGCTAACCCGGAGATTGATTTTGTCACAGCACTTACCGCTCTGGGCGTATTACTTTTAGCGGGCATGTTCGCAGCATGGCTTCCGGCACAGAAGGCAGCAAAAATAGACCCGGCAATTGCATTACAAGACCAATAA
- a CDS encoding ABC transporter permease, which yields MLILLLGSGAGLQHGVEKSYGADARNAVTVIARRIGQPYKGTPQGKKVQFYESDIAAIKANIPGVEFISGENYTGSRWNREVYITHKNRSVRFGVYGVTEEYFEIKRYQDYVAGRRLNRIDNDEARKVVVIGTAIADALFQTREQAIGEYIVINGVSLKVVGVFFDKGWNGRMSERLYIPFGTFQNTFGEHGIIDLIAVTPEEGIDPFRFEEQIVSLLKRRHTISPNDEKAIFVWSNARQAYQFNQLFTAISAFVWFVGIGTLMAGIVGISNIMIITVKDRTREIGIRKALGATPASITLMILSESVIITTIAGYLGLVLGVFFLESANQAIVSSGAQLPYFERPEVDFSTAITALVLLVSAGALAGLAPALRAAQILPIEAMREE from the coding sequence ATGCTCATCCTTCTATTGGGGTCCGGTGCAGGACTGCAGCATGGTGTTGAAAAAAGCTACGGTGCGGATGCACGAAATGCAGTTACGGTTATTGCCAGACGAATTGGACAACCATACAAAGGCACGCCTCAAGGTAAAAAAGTCCAGTTTTATGAAAGTGATATTGCGGCGATAAAGGCAAACATTCCCGGTGTGGAATTTATTTCCGGTGAAAACTACACCGGCTCACGCTGGAACCGGGAAGTGTATATAACCCACAAAAATCGCTCTGTACGTTTCGGTGTGTATGGCGTAACAGAAGAATACTTTGAAATAAAACGCTATCAGGATTACGTCGCAGGTCGAAGGCTAAACCGTATAGATAATGATGAAGCGAGAAAAGTGGTGGTCATTGGAACCGCCATTGCCGATGCGCTTTTTCAAACTAGAGAACAGGCGATTGGCGAATACATTGTGATCAATGGTGTTTCTCTCAAAGTGGTTGGCGTCTTCTTCGATAAAGGCTGGAATGGCCGAATGTCCGAAAGATTGTATATCCCCTTTGGAACATTCCAGAACACCTTTGGCGAACACGGTATTATCGATCTGATTGCCGTCACACCGGAAGAAGGCATTGACCCATTCCGATTTGAAGAACAAATTGTCAGCTTATTAAAACGCCGCCATACAATTTCTCCGAACGATGAAAAAGCCATATTCGTTTGGAGTAACGCCCGGCAGGCTTATCAATTTAATCAACTGTTCACGGCGATATCCGCTTTTGTCTGGTTTGTCGGAATAGGAACCTTGATGGCAGGCATTGTTGGTATCAGCAATATCATGATCATTACTGTTAAGGACAGAACACGGGAGATAGGAATTCGCAAGGCCCTTGGCGCAACCCCGGCATCCATCACCTTAATGATCCTCAGTGAATCCGTCATTATTACCACCATTGCCGGTTACCTCGGCCTTGTGCTCGGCGTGTTTTTTTTAGAAAGTGCCAATCAGGCCATCGTTTCCAGCGGCGCACAACTTCCCTACTTTGAACGACCGGAAGTGGATTTCTCCACTGCCATTACCGCACTGGTATTACTCGTTAGCGCGGGAGCCCTGGCTGGCTTGGCACCGGCATTACGGGCAGCACAAATTCTGCCCATTGAAGCCATGAGGGAAGAATAA
- a CDS encoding ABC transporter ATP-binding protein encodes MISLNDIHKSYGSGDQELHVLKGINLEIGEGELVAIMGSSGSGKSTLLNILGLLDTHDRGNYRLAGTLISNLKEKQAAKLRNQYLGFVFQSFNLLPFKNAIENVALPLYYQNVSRKERNKRACEYLEKVGLGDRMQHMPGELSGGQKQRVAIARALITNPMVILADEPTGALDSTTTTEVMDLFKEVHASGKTIIIITHEQEIAEQTQRRIELKDGLIIHDETALTSG; translated from the coding sequence ATGATCAGTCTTAACGATATACACAAAAGTTATGGTAGTGGCGATCAAGAGCTGCATGTACTGAAGGGAATCAATCTGGAAATTGGCGAGGGTGAACTGGTTGCCATTATGGGTTCCTCCGGCTCAGGTAAATCAACACTACTTAATATACTGGGTTTACTCGACACCCATGATCGAGGCAACTACCGCTTAGCCGGTACGCTGATCTCCAACCTGAAAGAAAAACAAGCCGCCAAGCTCCGAAACCAATATCTTGGTTTTGTTTTCCAGTCCTTCAACTTGCTGCCCTTTAAAAACGCAATTGAAAATGTGGCTTTGCCGCTGTATTACCAAAATGTCAGCCGAAAAGAACGCAACAAACGAGCCTGCGAATACCTGGAAAAAGTTGGCCTCGGCGACCGAATGCAGCATATGCCCGGAGAATTGTCCGGTGGACAAAAACAACGCGTAGCCATCGCTCGCGCACTCATCACCAACCCCATGGTCATTCTTGCGGACGAACCGACAGGGGCGCTCGACAGCACCACCACCACAGAAGTAATGGATCTCTTTAAAGAGGTTCACGCTTCAGGCAAAACTATCATCATTATTACCCATGAACAGGAAATCGCGGAACAAACCCAAAGAAGGATCGAATTGAAAGACGGTTTAATCATTCACGATGAAACGGCGCTGACAAGCGGATGA
- a CDS encoding error-prone DNA polymerase, translating to MPFAQLFCLTNYSFLRGASHASELVERAYDLGYSALAITDECSLAGAVKAYITAKELDFPIIIGSEFYLSNHCHIVVLAPNKTAYAELSGFITLARRRSEKGKYEAHLPDLRFRLQNCLIIWLPQNQIDHTGKLNNDQIAKYAKELSLGFKHRLWIGIRHQLQPAELKHYDYWQKLGKQYNIPLVACPEILMHDKNRKPLQDTLTAIKNNTSVEQLGQTLSLNAESYLKSQEELLTLYPLELLEETQRIADLCSFSMDELRYHYPEELVPEHITPIQHLTNLVNQGKQQRWPEGVPEKIQAIIDKELQLILEMQYEYYFLTVHDIVQFARKENILCQGRGSAANSVICYCLDITEIRPGQINVLFERFISKERNEPPDIDVDFEHSRREEVVQYIYRKYTRERAALAASVVTYRPRSAIRDVGKALGLDPGLIDHIAKSLAWWDRKGDLKKRIAAAGLNPQQKLMLQFFSLVQQIQGFPRHLSQHVGGFVITQKKISDLVPMENASMPERTIIQWDKEDLEAVGLMKVDILALGMLTALRKGLHYVHQYAPHITGLKDIPQEDKATYNMLSAGDSIGVFQVESRAQMSMLPRLRPQCFYDLVIEIAIVRPGPIQGDMVHPYLRRRNKEEPVTYHNEELEDVLSSTLGVPIFQEQAIRLAMVAAGFSGGEADQLRRAMASWGKNGNLLKFEEKFIHGMLKKGYPQEFADRLFNQIKGFGGYGFPESHSASFALLCYASSWLKCHHPAAFYCALLNSQPMGFYSPSQLIQDARRHHVQVLPVEINQSDYENKLEQRPDTEGTQAQDWAIRLGFERIKTFNQPAAYRIVDNRRSPYQSLEELAHRAKLNHSEMQILASADALCHLSGNRHQSRWRSANIKPYTPLLHDAEVNNTDELFTMPPNLQENVINDYDMLGVSLRPHPMALLRQTYPFTRCLKQQDLSQLGNGRFARVAGLVTGRQRPGTAKGTVFLTLEDETGNINIVVWKNTQDKYRRELLTSQLLVVKGRLETRDNVIHIIAGQLEDYSDRLQTLDNQTEFRLKSRDFH from the coding sequence ATGCCTTTTGCTCAACTGTTCTGCCTAACCAATTATTCCTTTTTACGAGGCGCCTCCCACGCATCAGAGCTGGTCGAGCGCGCATATGACTTAGGCTATTCTGCTCTGGCCATCACCGATGAATGCTCCCTGGCCGGCGCGGTAAAAGCCTATATTACTGCGAAAGAGTTGGATTTTCCGATTATTATCGGCAGTGAGTTTTATTTATCCAACCATTGCCATATTGTTGTTCTCGCACCGAATAAAACTGCCTATGCAGAACTATCGGGCTTTATCACGCTAGCCAGGCGTCGATCAGAAAAAGGAAAATACGAGGCACACCTGCCAGACCTCCGATTTCGATTACAAAACTGCCTGATTATATGGTTACCCCAAAATCAGATAGACCATACAGGCAAGCTCAACAACGATCAGATTGCCAAATATGCCAAAGAGTTGTCCCTGGGTTTTAAGCATCGATTATGGATCGGTATTCGCCATCAACTGCAGCCTGCCGAATTAAAACACTATGATTATTGGCAGAAATTGGGCAAACAATACAATATTCCTCTTGTGGCATGCCCGGAAATATTAATGCATGATAAAAATCGAAAGCCCCTACAAGACACCTTAACTGCAATCAAAAATAACACCAGCGTTGAACAGCTGGGTCAAACATTATCACTCAATGCAGAGAGCTATTTAAAAAGCCAGGAAGAGTTACTCACGCTCTACCCACTTGAATTACTGGAAGAAACTCAACGCATCGCCGACCTGTGCAGTTTTTCAATGGATGAGTTGCGTTATCACTACCCGGAGGAATTAGTTCCCGAGCATATTACTCCCATCCAACACTTAACCAACCTGGTCAATCAAGGAAAGCAACAGCGCTGGCCAGAAGGTGTACCAGAAAAAATTCAGGCGATTATTGATAAAGAATTACAGCTGATACTGGAAATGCAGTATGAGTATTACTTTCTTACAGTACACGATATTGTCCAGTTCGCCCGAAAGGAAAATATTCTCTGTCAGGGGCGAGGCTCGGCGGCAAATTCAGTTATTTGTTATTGCCTGGATATCACCGAAATACGCCCTGGGCAAATCAATGTGTTATTCGAACGCTTCATTTCGAAAGAAAGAAATGAACCACCCGATATTGACGTGGATTTTGAACACTCGCGCAGAGAAGAAGTCGTTCAGTATATTTACCGGAAATATACCCGAGAGCGTGCCGCGTTAGCGGCTTCCGTAGTGACATACCGGCCCCGCAGTGCTATTCGCGATGTGGGCAAAGCCCTCGGGTTGGACCCTGGGTTAATTGATCACATTGCCAAATCACTTGCCTGGTGGGACAGAAAAGGTGATTTAAAAAAGCGTATTGCAGCAGCGGGATTAAACCCACAACAAAAACTCATGCTGCAGTTTTTCAGCCTGGTTCAGCAGATACAAGGGTTTCCTCGTCATTTATCACAGCACGTCGGTGGTTTTGTTATCACACAGAAAAAAATCTCTGACCTGGTGCCTATGGAAAATGCCAGCATGCCAGAGCGAACCATTATTCAGTGGGACAAAGAAGACCTCGAAGCGGTTGGCTTAATGAAAGTCGATATACTAGCCTTGGGAATGCTGACTGCATTACGCAAAGGTCTGCATTATGTTCACCAGTATGCTCCTCACATAACCGGGCTTAAGGACATCCCCCAGGAAGATAAAGCCACTTACAATATGTTAAGTGCAGGTGACAGTATCGGCGTTTTTCAAGTGGAGTCCCGCGCACAAATGTCGATGTTGCCAAGGCTCAGACCACAATGTTTTTATGATTTGGTTATCGAAATTGCCATTGTTCGCCCCGGACCAATTCAGGGAGACATGGTTCATCCATATTTACGTCGTCGAAATAAAGAAGAGCCCGTCACCTACCATAATGAAGAATTAGAAGACGTTTTATCTTCCACATTGGGTGTCCCTATATTTCAGGAGCAGGCTATTCGTCTGGCAATGGTGGCCGCAGGTTTTTCCGGCGGTGAAGCAGACCAACTTCGTCGGGCCATGGCAAGCTGGGGGAAAAACGGCAACCTGCTTAAATTTGAAGAAAAATTTATTCATGGCATGTTAAAAAAAGGTTACCCGCAGGAATTTGCCGACCGTTTATTTAATCAAATTAAAGGCTTTGGCGGTTATGGGTTTCCCGAATCCCATTCGGCCAGTTTTGCCTTACTTTGCTATGCCTCCTCATGGTTAAAGTGCCATCACCCCGCCGCCTTTTATTGTGCGCTACTCAATAGTCAGCCGATGGGTTTTTACTCGCCATCACAATTAATTCAGGATGCACGACGACACCATGTACAGGTTCTTCCTGTTGAAATAAATCAAAGTGATTATGAAAACAAACTTGAACAGCGCCCAGATACAGAGGGAACACAGGCGCAAGACTGGGCCATTCGACTCGGCTTTGAACGAATTAAAACCTTCAATCAACCAGCCGCATATCGTATTGTGGATAACCGACGCTCGCCCTATCAATCACTGGAAGAATTAGCACATAGGGCCAAACTTAATCATAGCGAAATGCAAATACTCGCATCCGCGGATGCCTTATGTCATTTGTCCGGCAACCGACATCAATCCCGCTGGCGTTCGGCAAATATAAAACCTTACACGCCCTTACTGCATGATGCCGAAGTAAATAATACTGATGAATTATTTACCATGCCGCCCAATCTCCAGGAAAATGTAATTAACGATTACGATATGTTAGGCGTGAGCTTGCGGCCACACCCAATGGCACTCTTAAGGCAGACATACCCGTTTACCCGCTGCCTGAAGCAACAGGATTTGTCTCAATTAGGCAATGGCCGTTTCGCCCGGGTCGCAGGTTTAGTCACCGGAAGACAACGTCCGGGAACGGCGAAGGGCACTGTATTTTTAACTCTGGAGGATGAAACAGGGAACATAAATATTGTGGTATGGAAGAACACACAAGATAAATACAGAAGAGAATTACTGACCAGTCAACTGCTGGTAGTGAAAGGCAGACTGGAAACTCGGGACAATGTCATCCACATCATTGCGGGACAGCTTGAAGATTATTCAGATCGTCTGCAAACTCTGGATAATCAAACCGAGTTTCGTCTTAAATCGCGAGATTTTCATTAA